One Azoarcus sp. DN11 DNA segment encodes these proteins:
- a CDS encoding MotA/TolQ/ExbB proton channel family protein: MPTDTFGLTHLWVQSDLIIKLVAFTLVVMSVASWYLIAVRTTRQLRARRIDGAVEGFWHAASLEEGLARLSQDAPDSPFEALARQGAAAAEHLRRHTTAETLGGKLDADEFVTRALRKSIALSTAQLESGLTVLASIGSTAPFVGLFGTVWGIYHALIGISTSGVATLDKVAGPVGEALIMTAFGLFVAIPAVLAYNTFTRANRLELSELDAFAHDLHAWFATGTRLASAPVAGQPAKAGSDAARKIGLTGAGAA, translated from the coding sequence ATGCCCACCGACACCTTCGGCCTGACTCACCTGTGGGTCCAGTCGGACCTCATCATCAAGCTCGTCGCCTTCACCCTCGTGGTGATGTCGGTCGCCAGCTGGTACCTGATCGCCGTGCGCACGACACGTCAGCTCCGTGCGCGGCGCATCGATGGCGCCGTGGAAGGTTTCTGGCACGCAGCCAGCCTGGAAGAAGGCCTCGCGCGCTTGTCGCAGGACGCGCCCGACTCCCCGTTCGAGGCGCTCGCCCGCCAGGGCGCCGCCGCGGCCGAACACTTGCGCCGCCACACCACCGCCGAGACCCTGGGCGGCAAGCTGGATGCCGACGAGTTCGTGACGCGCGCGCTGCGCAAGTCGATCGCGCTATCCACTGCGCAACTCGAATCGGGCCTGACCGTGCTTGCCTCGATCGGCTCCACCGCCCCCTTCGTCGGCCTGTTCGGCACCGTGTGGGGCATCTACCACGCGCTGATCGGCATCAGCACCTCGGGCGTCGCGACGCTCGACAAGGTCGCCGGCCCGGTCGGCGAGGCGCTGATCATGACGGCTTTCGGCCTCTTCGTCGCGATTCCCGCAGTGCTCGCGTACAACACCTTCACCCGCGCCAACCGCCTCGAGCTCTCCGAACTGGATGCCTTCGCGCACGACCTGCACGCGTGGTTTGCCACCGGCACGCGGCTCGCGAGTGCGCCGGTCGCCGGCCAGCCGGCGAAGGCCGGCAGCGACGCCGCGCGCAAGATCGGCCTCACCGGCGCCGGAGCCGCGTGA
- a CDS encoding biopolymer transporter ExbD, producing the protein MAFGGFNQEGGSAPMSEINMVPLIDVMLVLLIVFMITAPLLTHSVKIDLPTAASQANNEKPDTVTLSVDGAGTLFWNDQKIAEDELPARLAAAAAQPVQPELHLRADRETRYQKLAEIMSAARTAGIQKMGFITVPAH; encoded by the coding sequence ATGGCGTTCGGGGGCTTCAACCAGGAAGGCGGCTCGGCGCCGATGAGCGAGATCAACATGGTCCCGCTCATCGACGTGATGCTGGTGCTGCTGATCGTGTTCATGATCACCGCGCCGCTGCTGACGCACTCGGTCAAGATCGACCTGCCGACGGCGGCAAGCCAGGCGAACAACGAAAAACCCGACACCGTGACCTTGTCCGTGGACGGCGCCGGGACACTGTTCTGGAACGACCAGAAGATCGCCGAGGACGAGCTGCCGGCCCGCCTCGCCGCTGCTGCGGCACAGCCGGTGCAACCCGAACTGCATCTGCGCGCCGACCGCGAGACGCGCTACCAGAAGCTCGCGGAGATCATGTCGGCGGCACGCACCGCGGGCATCCAGAAGATGGGCTTCATCACCGTTCCCGCGCATTGA
- a CDS encoding efflux RND transporter periplasmic adaptor subunit translates to MTAFSASKPRRLRRAVIALAILGTLAAAGGLAWKTFFAKPDEHARYQYATVTRGDIEDVVTATGTLQPRDYVDVGAQVSGQLKKIHVEIGSEVKAGDLLAEIDPVVLQSRVDATRAQLRNLRAQLMDREASRTLADAQLKRQRNLMSEDATTRETLQNAEAALQSAQAQVEAIKAQIDQTDSNLRADEANLNYARIYAPMSGTVVSITARQGQTLIASQQAPVILRVADQTTMTVQTQVSEADVSRLRLGMDAYFTTLGGDNRRWEGKLSKIEPTPVVQNNVVLYNALFDVANPNQALMTQMTAQVFFVVASARDTLLVPMSALTAGRSARAERMKAAGSDARPPAGAGAGAPAVDAAKAPEAKKGAPRTVTVKVAPPQGPLEDRQIEIGVRSRIQAQVLSGLEEGERIVSGMAAADKGPGGAPRRTPRI, encoded by the coding sequence ATGACTGCATTTTCAGCGTCCAAGCCGCGCCGCCTGCGCCGCGCCGTAATCGCCCTGGCCATCCTCGGCACGCTGGCCGCGGCGGGGGGGCTCGCGTGGAAGACGTTTTTCGCGAAACCCGACGAGCACGCGCGCTACCAGTACGCGACCGTGACGCGCGGAGACATCGAGGACGTCGTGACCGCGACGGGCACGCTGCAGCCGCGCGACTACGTGGACGTCGGCGCGCAGGTGTCCGGCCAGCTGAAGAAGATCCACGTCGAGATCGGTTCCGAAGTGAAGGCCGGCGACCTCCTCGCCGAGATCGACCCCGTTGTGCTGCAGAGCCGCGTCGACGCGACCCGCGCCCAGTTGCGCAACCTGCGCGCTCAGCTGATGGACCGCGAGGCGAGCCGCACGCTCGCCGACGCGCAGTTGAAGCGCCAGCGCAACCTGATGAGCGAAGACGCCACCACGCGCGAGACGCTGCAGAACGCCGAGGCTGCCCTGCAGTCGGCGCAGGCGCAGGTGGAGGCCATCAAGGCGCAGATCGACCAGACCGACTCCAACCTGCGCGCCGACGAGGCCAACCTCAACTACGCGCGCATCTACGCGCCGATGTCGGGCACGGTGGTGTCGATCACCGCGCGCCAGGGCCAGACCCTGATCGCGAGCCAGCAGGCGCCGGTGATCCTGCGCGTCGCGGACCAGACGACGATGACCGTGCAGACGCAGGTGTCGGAGGCGGACGTGAGCCGCCTGCGCCTCGGCATGGACGCGTACTTCACGACCCTGGGCGGCGACAACCGTCGCTGGGAAGGCAAGCTGAGCAAGATCGAGCCAACACCGGTGGTGCAAAACAACGTGGTGCTCTACAACGCGCTGTTCGATGTCGCCAACCCCAACCAGGCGCTGATGACACAGATGACGGCACAGGTGTTCTTCGTCGTCGCTTCGGCCAGGGACACCCTGCTGGTGCCGATGTCGGCGCTCACAGCCGGGCGCAGCGCGCGCGCCGAACGCATGAAGGCCGCGGGCAGCGATGCGCGACCGCCCGCAGGAGCCGGCGCGGGCGCCCCGGCGGTTGATGCCGCCAAGGCGCCGGAAGCGAAAAAGGGAGCGCCGCGCACGGTCACGGTCAAGGTCGCGCCACCTCAGGGCCCGCTGGAGGACCGCCAGATCGAGATCGGCGTGCGCAGCCGCATCCAGGCCCAGGTGCTGTCGGGCCTCGAGGAAGGCGAACGCATCGTCTCCGGCATGGCCGCCGCCGACAAGGGCCCCGGCGGCGCGCCACGCCGCACGCCGCGCATATGA
- a CDS encoding MacB family efflux pump subunit: protein MKAEPLIAGLDQDSPLRQVSGEPLIALSGITKTFRTGELAVEVLHGIDLTIHPGEFVAIVGSSGSGKSTLMNILGCLDRPTTGTYRFMGRDVAGFDRDELARLRRETFGFVFQSYNLIGGASARENVEVPAVYSGMPPAERHARANELLGSLGLAERTGHRPNQLSGGQQQRVSIARALMNGGRVILADEPTGALDSKSGAEVMQLLRGLSAAGHTIILITHEREVAEQAQRIIEIRDGNIVSDPGPRPPTGPEPDFAPHIDRTSHLSDLVEATRTALRALRANVFRAALTLLGIVIGVAAVIAMLAIGDGAKQDVIDRISSMGTNLLTVRPGAPNQRGRDTTATLVPDDVMAIGELPNVLAAVPEQSTGVTVRYGTSDYRSSATATGADYTIARDWPVARGTFFSADEERRYATVTAIGQTVAKALFGDEDPVGKYVLVNNLVFQVVGVMGPMGATPWGTDQDDVIFVPFTTGSLRLTGQRFLRSAIVAVKDAAQIDDTQEAVRTLLQARHSGIEDFQIRNMAQIIENVSETQNTLTVLLGTVAAISLLVGGIGVMNIMLVSVTERTREIGIRMATGARMKNILLQFLIEALVVSALGGLIGVAVGLGAAAVIEAFDKPVVYSLFPVLLAFGCAFATGLIFGYLPARKAARLDPVVALASE, encoded by the coding sequence ATGAAAGCCGAACCGCTGATCGCCGGGCTGGACCAGGATTCGCCGCTGCGGCAGGTGTCGGGCGAACCGCTGATCGCGCTGTCGGGCATCACCAAGACCTTCCGCACCGGCGAGCTCGCCGTCGAGGTCCTGCACGGCATCGACCTGACGATCCATCCCGGCGAATTCGTCGCCATCGTCGGCAGCTCGGGTTCGGGCAAGTCGACGCTGATGAACATCCTCGGCTGCCTCGATCGACCCACCACCGGCACCTACCGCTTCATGGGGCGCGACGTGGCGGGATTCGACCGCGACGAGCTCGCGCGGCTGCGGCGCGAAACCTTCGGCTTCGTATTCCAGAGCTACAACCTCATCGGCGGCGCGAGCGCGCGCGAGAACGTCGAGGTGCCGGCCGTCTATTCGGGCATGCCGCCGGCGGAGCGCCACGCACGCGCAAACGAGCTCCTCGGATCGCTGGGCCTCGCCGAGCGCACCGGCCACCGCCCCAACCAGCTTTCCGGCGGCCAGCAGCAGCGCGTGTCGATCGCGCGCGCGCTGATGAACGGCGGCCGCGTGATCCTCGCCGACGAGCCCACCGGCGCCCTCGACAGCAAGAGCGGCGCGGAGGTGATGCAGCTTCTGCGCGGGCTCTCGGCGGCGGGGCACACGATCATCCTGATCACGCACGAGCGCGAGGTCGCCGAGCAGGCGCAGCGCATCATCGAGATCCGCGACGGCAATATCGTCTCGGACCCCGGCCCGCGCCCGCCGACCGGCCCCGAGCCGGATTTCGCGCCGCACATCGACCGCACTTCGCATCTCTCGGACCTCGTCGAGGCGACGCGCACGGCCCTGCGGGCGCTGCGCGCCAACGTCTTCCGCGCCGCGCTGACGCTGCTCGGCATCGTCATCGGCGTCGCCGCGGTGATCGCGATGCTGGCGATCGGCGACGGCGCCAAGCAGGACGTGATCGACCGCATCAGCTCGATGGGCACGAACCTGCTCACCGTGCGGCCGGGCGCGCCGAACCAGCGCGGCCGCGACACGACCGCCACGCTGGTGCCGGACGACGTCATGGCGATCGGCGAGCTGCCGAACGTGCTCGCGGCCGTGCCCGAGCAGAGCACCGGCGTGACGGTGCGCTACGGCACCTCCGACTACCGCTCGTCGGCAACCGCCACGGGCGCCGACTACACGATCGCGCGCGACTGGCCGGTTGCACGCGGCACCTTCTTCAGCGCGGACGAAGAGCGCCGCTATGCGACGGTGACGGCGATCGGCCAGACGGTCGCGAAAGCGCTGTTCGGCGACGAGGATCCGGTCGGCAAGTACGTGCTCGTGAATAACCTCGTGTTCCAGGTCGTCGGCGTGATGGGGCCGATGGGCGCGACCCCCTGGGGCACCGACCAGGACGACGTGATCTTCGTGCCATTCACGACCGGCAGCCTGCGCCTCACGGGCCAGCGCTTCCTGCGCAGCGCGATCGTCGCCGTCAAGGACGCCGCGCAGATCGACGACACGCAGGAAGCCGTGCGCACGCTGCTGCAGGCGCGCCACTCGGGCATCGAGGACTTCCAGATCCGCAACATGGCGCAGATCATCGAGAACGTGTCGGAAACGCAGAACACGCTGACCGTGCTGCTCGGCACCGTGGCGGCGATCTCGCTGCTGGTGGGCGGCATCGGCGTGATGAACATCATGCTGGTGTCGGTCACCGAGCGCACGCGCGAGATCGGCATCCGCATGGCGACCGGCGCGCGCATGAAGAACATCCTGCTGCAGTTCCTGATCGAGGCGCTGGTCGTCTCGGCGCTGGGCGGGCTGATCGGGGTTGCCGTCGGCCTCGGCGCCGCGGCGGTCATCGAAGCCTTCGACAAACCCGTCGTGTATTCCCTGTTCCCCGTGCTGCTCGCGTTCGGTTGCGCGTTCGCCACCGGCCTCATATTCGGCTACCTGCCCGCGCGCAAGGCCGCCCGGCTCGACCCGGTCGTCGCGCTTGCGTCGGAGTGA
- a CDS encoding efflux transporter outer membrane subunit, with product MNSPLPHRLAPLFAATLLLALSACAVTEPVTRADVAVPGGWIEPAATGAVPADPQWWRGFASGRLESLISAAVADNPDFRAAVERVRQAEIALHVAGTSLLPSANIGGDTAWRRTDPGKGAGALDSNSSGANLSISYEVDLWGRLAAGVRGAEATFAASRHDHDAARLTLVSSVATTYFQLLTARERLVIAHDNLAIAERVFAIVEARYRDGAASALDVSRQRSTVLAQRAALLPLETLERQTRSALALLVGQTPQHFSLDVEPFAILAVPPVAPGLPAELLVRRPDLAAGEAQLAAADADVAAARAALLPRIQLSGSAGLASTALLSLANPASTLGLGANLTHTLFDGGRLRDGVETARSRRRALVENYRSAVHVALKEVEDALGNADRDRRLEDSQQEIRSEAARSLRLAELRYREGSDQLLTVLDAQRTLFQAQDQLAQLRLARLNDAVTLYKALGGGWTNPAAPG from the coding sequence ATGAATTCCCCCCTCCCGCACCGGCTCGCACCGCTTTTCGCCGCCACTCTCCTGCTTGCCCTCTCTGCGTGCGCGGTCACCGAACCGGTGACGCGGGCGGACGTCGCCGTGCCCGGCGGCTGGATCGAACCCGCCGCGACCGGCGCCGTCCCGGCCGACCCGCAGTGGTGGCGCGGCTTCGCCTCGGGCCGGCTGGAATCCCTGATTTCCGCTGCGGTCGCGGACAACCCGGACTTCCGCGCCGCCGTCGAACGCGTCCGCCAGGCGGAGATCGCACTGCATGTGGCCGGCACCTCGCTGCTGCCCTCGGCCAACATCGGCGGCGACACGGCATGGCGGCGCACCGACCCGGGCAAGGGCGCGGGCGCGCTCGATAGCAACTCCTCGGGCGCCAACCTGTCGATCAGCTACGAGGTCGACCTGTGGGGCCGGCTCGCGGCGGGCGTGCGCGGCGCCGAGGCGACTTTCGCCGCCAGCCGCCACGATCACGACGCCGCACGCCTGACGCTCGTTTCCAGCGTCGCCACGACCTATTTCCAGTTGCTCACCGCGCGCGAGCGGCTCGTCATCGCGCACGACAACCTCGCGATCGCGGAACGCGTGTTCGCCATCGTCGAGGCGCGCTACCGCGACGGCGCCGCCTCCGCGCTCGACGTCAGCCGCCAGCGCAGCACGGTGCTCGCGCAGCGCGCCGCGCTGCTTCCGCTCGAAACGCTCGAACGCCAGACGCGCAGCGCACTAGCGCTCCTTGTCGGGCAGACGCCGCAGCACTTCAGCCTCGACGTCGAACCCTTCGCGATCCTGGCGGTGCCGCCGGTCGCCCCCGGCCTGCCGGCAGAGCTGCTCGTGCGCCGCCCGGACCTCGCCGCCGGCGAAGCGCAACTCGCTGCGGCTGACGCCGATGTCGCGGCCGCCCGCGCGGCGCTGCTGCCGCGTATCCAGCTGTCGGGCTCGGCGGGGCTCGCGAGCACGGCGCTGCTGTCGCTCGCCAATCCCGCCAGCACCCTGGGCCTCGGCGCCAACCTCACGCACACGCTGTTCGACGGCGGACGCCTGCGCGACGGCGTCGAAACTGCGCGCTCGCGCCGGCGCGCGCTGGTCGAGAACTACCGCTCCGCCGTGCACGTTGCGCTGAAGGAAGTCGAGGACGCGCTCGGCAATGCCGACCGCGACCGCCGCCTCGAGGACAGCCAGCAGGAGATCCGCAGCGAGGCCGCACGCAGCCTGCGCCTGGCGGAACTGCGCTACCGCGAGGGCTCCGACCAATTGCTCACGGTCCTCGACGCCCAGCGCACGCTGTTCCAGGCGCAGGACCAGCTCGCCCAGTTGCGACTCGCGCGGCTCAACGACGCGGTAACGCTGTACAAGGCGCTCGGCGGGGGCTGGACGAACCCCGCCGCGCCCGGCTGA
- a CDS encoding iron transporter, with protein sequence MSRFPLRAFSVAALASLSFAANALEYPIGNPQQRNGMEISAVYLQPIEMEPEGMMKKASETDIHIEADVRALANNPNGFEEGSWIPYLTVKFEITKAGSDWKLSGDFMPMVANDGPHYGDNVKLAGPGKYKVKYTILPPGADHASHFGRHTDRQTGVRPWFKPFEIENEFTFAGIGKKGGY encoded by the coding sequence ATGTCCCGTTTCCCCCTCCGCGCGTTTTCGGTTGCCGCCCTCGCCTCCCTGTCATTCGCCGCCAACGCCCTCGAATATCCGATCGGCAACCCGCAGCAGCGCAACGGCATGGAGATCTCCGCGGTCTACCTGCAGCCGATCGAGATGGAGCCGGAAGGCATGATGAAGAAGGCGTCCGAGACCGACATCCACATCGAGGCCGACGTCCGCGCGCTGGCGAACAACCCGAACGGCTTCGAGGAAGGCAGCTGGATTCCCTACCTGACCGTGAAGTTCGAGATCACCAAGGCAGGCAGCGACTGGAAGCTCAGCGGCGACTTCATGCCGATGGTGGCGAACGACGGCCCCCACTACGGCGACAACGTGAAGCTCGCCGGCCCGGGCAAGTACAAGGTGAAGTACACGATCCTGCCGCCGGGCGCGGACCACGCCAGCCACTTCGGCCGCCACACGGACCGCCAGACCGGCGTGCGCCCGTGGTTCAAGCCCTTCGAGATCGAGAACGAATTCACGTTCGCCGGCATCGGCAAGAAGGGCGGCTACTGA
- a CDS encoding carbohydrate porin: MRAACFARTAIAVAVAGLSCASQAAPTAQDKLLAELKRLAERVEKLEKRNTELEARLATGTATPAPELAQRVQALEQANHDLSASLESNRISEREPEIAIRLKSIEGRTNSMGAPTKLASALEGIKIEGSAATVAQRINGGARTDGKAESQLSWRGDLGITVPAGKIGRGKGEFFTQLRMGQGERSSFTDLKPTFTGAFNSLAFKGDEDSAKTFAIVAQAWYQLTTPLGDTLRSLHSLQFTVGKMDPFVFFDQNAIADNEAGKFLNNVFVHNPMLDSGHAVGADEFGFTPGVRLAYRNEMSKPDWWQISLAAFGAGNGAAFGRSFDKPFVIGQLEYGRKNYGFDGTYRLYAWRNPQYEGFDGSRDATTGWGASVDQRVHEDVTLFARYGQSSSGKAAFDRAVTVGAELTGNAWGRGADGIGLAWAWLRASDDFRKTTVDVSDKDGNFLFGYTPSGAEQVAELYYRWHLNHQLSLTPDLQYVRRAAANRDAKDMTAFGVRALYAF, encoded by the coding sequence ATGCGGGCCGCATGCTTTGCGCGCACGGCGATCGCGGTCGCCGTGGCGGGCCTTTCGTGCGCGAGCCAGGCTGCGCCGACGGCACAGGACAAGCTGCTGGCCGAACTGAAGCGGCTCGCCGAGCGCGTCGAAAAGCTCGAAAAACGCAACACCGAGCTCGAAGCCCGGCTCGCGACGGGCACTGCCACGCCGGCGCCCGAATTGGCGCAGCGCGTACAGGCGCTGGAGCAGGCGAACCACGACCTGAGCGCTAGCCTCGAAAGCAACCGCATCAGCGAACGCGAACCCGAAATCGCCATCCGCCTCAAATCGATCGAGGGGCGCACGAACAGCATGGGGGCGCCCACCAAGCTGGCAAGCGCGCTCGAGGGGATCAAGATCGAAGGCAGCGCTGCAACGGTGGCCCAGCGCATCAACGGCGGCGCGCGCACCGACGGCAAGGCCGAGTCGCAGCTGTCGTGGCGCGGCGATCTCGGCATCACGGTGCCGGCCGGCAAGATCGGCCGCGGCAAGGGCGAGTTCTTCACCCAGCTGCGCATGGGCCAGGGCGAACGCTCGAGCTTCACGGACCTGAAGCCGACCTTCACGGGAGCCTTCAACAGTCTCGCGTTCAAGGGCGACGAAGATTCCGCCAAGACCTTCGCGATCGTCGCCCAGGCCTGGTACCAGCTCACGACGCCGCTCGGCGACACCCTGAGATCGCTGCACAGCCTGCAATTCACGGTCGGCAAGATGGATCCCTTCGTGTTCTTCGACCAGAACGCGATCGCCGACAACGAGGCGGGGAAGTTCCTCAACAATGTCTTCGTGCATAACCCGATGCTCGACTCGGGCCATGCGGTGGGCGCCGATGAGTTCGGCTTCACGCCCGGCGTGCGCCTCGCCTACCGCAACGAGATGAGCAAGCCGGACTGGTGGCAGATCTCGCTCGCCGCTTTCGGCGCCGGCAATGGCGCGGCCTTCGGCCGCAGCTTCGACAAGCCCTTCGTGATCGGCCAGCTCGAGTACGGTCGCAAGAACTACGGCTTCGACGGCACCTATCGCCTGTATGCCTGGCGCAACCCGCAGTACGAGGGCTTCGACGGTTCGCGCGACGCGACCACCGGCTGGGGCGCAAGCGTCGACCAGCGCGTGCATGAGGACGTGACGCTGTTCGCCCGCTACGGCCAGTCGAGCTCGGGCAAGGCGGCCTTCGACCGCGCCGTCACGGTCGGGGCCGAACTGACCGGCAACGCCTGGGGCCGCGGCGCCGACGGCATCGGCCTCGCCTGGGCCTGGCTGCGCGCGAGCGACGATTTCCGCAAGACCACCGTGGACGTGTCGGACAAGGATGGCAACTTCCTCTTCGGCTACACGCCAAGCGGCGCCGAGCAGGTGGCCGAGCTGTACTACCGCTGGCACCTGAACCACCAGCTGTCGCTGACGCCCGACCTGCAGTACGTGCGCCGCGCGGCCGCGAACCGCGACGCGAAGGACATGACCGCGTTCGGGGTCCGCGCCTTGTATGCGTTCTGA
- a CDS encoding cupredoxin domain-containing protein, which translates to MIPASPMIPATALAAAFAFGALAAPAVARADEMPTFEVVAENGRFMPETIEVPANTRFRLQLTNRNAGPEEFETSAPFKELVVGPGVTRSTIFPPLKPGTYPFFGEFHHDTAKGRFVAK; encoded by the coding sequence ATGATTCCTGCCAGCCCGATGATTCCCGCCACCGCCCTTGCGGCGGCATTTGCCTTCGGCGCCCTTGCCGCACCCGCCGTGGCGCGCGCCGACGAGATGCCCACCTTTGAGGTCGTCGCCGAAAACGGCCGCTTCATGCCCGAGACGATCGAAGTCCCCGCCAACACCCGCTTCCGCCTGCAGCTGACGAACCGCAACGCCGGACCGGAGGAATTCGAGACCTCCGCCCCGTTCAAGGAACTGGTCGTCGGGCCGGGCGTCACGCGCAGCACGATCTTTCCGCCGCTGAAACCGGGCACCTACCCCTTCTTCGGCGAATTTCATCACGACACGGCGAAGGGCCGCTTCGTCGCGAAGTAA
- a CDS encoding FTR1 family protein encodes MGNAFFIVWRESVEAILIISILLAWIRTRGDTRIGVHHLWVGVAGGLALAGFLALAMLGMHGWLAAGALEMFQTAIMFVAAGLITHMVLWMRTHGRHLKRELESGLSNAAQSAGGASVAMLAAIAVGREGAETVLFLYGLAMEQSGDTLARLFAGAGIGFVLALATAWVILSGARWLPSRLFFRTSEIVLLLLAAALLVSGVERLIDMEWLPPLMEPVWDSSALLDDGSTAGGIAAAFAGYRAQPSLMVLIAWLGYWGVVTLLGRLQRRSAA; translated from the coding sequence ATGGGCAACGCATTCTTCATCGTGTGGCGCGAGAGCGTCGAGGCGATCCTGATCATCAGCATCCTGCTGGCGTGGATCCGCACGCGCGGCGACACGCGGATCGGCGTTCATCACCTGTGGGTGGGGGTCGCCGGCGGGCTCGCGCTGGCCGGTTTCCTCGCGCTGGCGATGCTGGGCATGCATGGCTGGCTCGCGGCCGGTGCGCTGGAGATGTTCCAGACGGCGATCATGTTCGTCGCGGCCGGCCTCATCACCCACATGGTGCTGTGGATGCGCACCCACGGCCGCCACCTGAAGCGCGAACTCGAATCGGGCCTCTCGAATGCGGCGCAGTCCGCCGGCGGCGCCTCGGTCGCCATGCTCGCGGCGATCGCGGTGGGGCGCGAAGGGGCGGAAACAGTGCTCTTCCTGTACGGCCTGGCGATGGAGCAGTCGGGCGACACGCTCGCGCGCCTTTTCGCCGGGGCGGGCATCGGCTTCGTGCTGGCGCTCGCGACCGCGTGGGTGATCCTGTCGGGCGCGCGCTGGCTGCCCAGCCGCCTGTTCTTCCGCACGAGCGAGATCGTGCTCCTGCTGCTCGCCGCGGCGCTGCTGGTGTCGGGCGTCGAACGCCTGATCGACATGGAGTGGCTGCCGCCGCTCATGGAGCCGGTGTGGGACAGCTCCGCGCTGCTCGACGACGGCAGCACCGCGGGCGGCATCGCCGCGGCCTTCGCCGGCTATCGCGCCCAGCCCTCGCTGATGGTGCTGATCGCGTGGCTCGGCTACTGGGGCGTGGTCACGCTGCTCGGACGCCTGCAACGGAGGTCGGCGGCATGA
- a CDS encoding 4Fe-4S binding protein, translating to MNTCTSIAAPASPRLARVGELMRRHRGWILGAQWAILAAYLFLVVTPAFLPLPESGAHLWNNLTLFAQFAFWGIWWPFVLVSMMLMGRIWCGVMCPEGFVSEQVSRFGLGRPVPRWIKWGGWPFVAFLGTTIYGQLVSVYEYPKAALLVLGGSTVAAIAVGLVYGRNKRVWCRHLCPVNGVFGLLARLAPVHFRTDREAWESYGAKKTIPINCAPLVDIRRMESAAGCHMCGRCAGHRDAVNLAARVPGSEVAQLDAQDADRWEVRLLVFGIIGTAIGAFQWSASPWFVRAKLAAAEWLVERDAFALLGDDIPWWLLTHYPEANDVFTWLDGLMILAYIGTTALLLGGWITLWLRVAAGLLGEAAQHRRLAYALIPLGGAGVFLGLSGLTVTLLSAEGVILAMLPEARGTLLTAAALASLVLASLHLRRTPARLARRLAAFFAFATAAAAAVVPWVLMFYVW from the coding sequence ATGAACACCTGCACCTCGATCGCCGCACCGGCCTCCCCGCGCCTTGCGCGCGTCGGGGAGCTGATGCGCCGCCACCGCGGCTGGATCCTCGGCGCGCAGTGGGCGATCCTCGCCGCCTACCTGTTCCTCGTCGTCACGCCCGCGTTCCTGCCGCTGCCCGAATCCGGCGCGCACCTGTGGAACAACCTGACGCTGTTCGCGCAGTTCGCCTTCTGGGGCATCTGGTGGCCCTTCGTGCTGGTGTCGATGATGCTGATGGGGCGCATATGGTGCGGCGTGATGTGCCCGGAAGGCTTCGTCTCCGAGCAGGTGTCGCGCTTCGGCCTCGGGCGCCCGGTGCCGCGCTGGATCAAGTGGGGCGGCTGGCCCTTTGTCGCCTTCCTCGGCACGACCATCTACGGCCAGCTCGTGAGCGTGTACGAGTACCCCAAGGCGGCGCTGCTGGTGCTCGGCGGTTCGACCGTCGCCGCGATTGCGGTGGGCCTCGTCTACGGCCGCAACAAGCGCGTGTGGTGCCGCCACCTGTGCCCGGTGAATGGCGTCTTCGGCCTGCTCGCGCGGCTCGCGCCGGTGCATTTCCGCACCGACCGCGAGGCGTGGGAGTCGTACGGCGCGAAGAAGACGATCCCGATCAACTGCGCGCCGCTGGTCGACATCCGCCGCATGGAAAGCGCCGCCGGCTGCCACATGTGCGGGCGCTGCGCCGGCCATCGCGACGCGGTGAACCTTGCCGCGCGCGTGCCCGGCAGCGAAGTCGCGCAGCTCGATGCGCAGGACGCGGACCGCTGGGAAGTGCGCCTGCTGGTCTTCGGCATCATCGGCACGGCGATCGGCGCCTTCCAGTGGTCGGCCTCGCCGTGGTTCGTGCGCGCCAAACTCGCCGCCGCGGAGTGGCTCGTCGAACGCGACGCTTTCGCGCTGCTCGGGGACGACATCCCCTGGTGGCTGCTGACGCATTACCCGGAAGCGAACGACGTGTTCACGTGGCTCGACGGCCTGATGATCCTCGCCTACATCGGCACGACCGCGCTGCTGCTCGGCGGCTGGATCACGCTGTGGCTGCGCGTTGCCGCGGGCCTGCTGGGCGAGGCGGCGCAACACCGGCGCCTTGCCTACGCGCTGATCCCGCTCGGCGGCGCCGGCGTCTTCCTCGGGCTCTCCGGCCTCACGGTGACGCTGCTCAGTGCCGAGGGTGTGATCCTCGCGATGCTCCCCGAGGCGCGCGGCACCCTGCTGACCGCAGCAGCGCTCGCGAGCCTCGTCCTGGCGTCCCTGCACCTTCGCCGCACGCCAGCCCGGCTCGCGCGCCGGCTGGCCGCGTTCTTCGCCTTCGCGACGGCCGCAGCGGCGGCAGTCGTGCCGTGGGTGCTGATGTTCTACGTCTGGTAG